The genomic segment CGTGCGGCGCACCGCGTCCTTCAGGCGCGCGGCCGTCTCCAGCAGCAGGCGGTCGCCGGTGAGGTGGCCGTAGGCGTCGTTCACGTTCTTGAAATCGTCCAGGTCGAGGAACAGCACGGCGTACGGGTGTGCCGGGTCCCGCTCGAAGCGCTGCATGGTCTTCTCCAGCAGGCTGCCCAGCAGCGCCCGGTTCGGCAGGCCCGTCAGACGGTCGTGCAGCACGTCGTGCCGCAGGCGGTCCTCCGCGTGCTTCTGGGCGGTCACGTCGTGCATGGCGACGACCGCGCCCAGCCGCTCGCCGTCCGGTCCCAGCATCGGTCCGCCCGAGGCGCGCACGATCCGCCGGGGCAGGCCGCGCGGGGCGATCACCATCTCCACGTCCCGCACCTGCTCGCCCTGCAGGGCCCGGAACAGCGGAATGCGTTCCTGGGACAGCGGGGTCACGCCGTCGACCTCGTACAGGTCGTAGTAGCGGCTCCACTCGGACGGGGGCACCGGGGCGCTGCCCAGCCCGTGCATCTCGCGGCTCACCCGGTTGAACACCGTCAGGTTCCCGGCGCTGTCGCAGGCGACGATGCCGTCCTGAACGTTCTCCAGCAGCGATTCGAGCGCCACGCGCGCCAGCTGCGCCTCACGGGCGGCGGCCACGTACCCGGTGACCTCGCGGCCCTCCACGATCACCCGCCACACCGGCGTCCCGGCGGTGTCCGGCGCGGGGGCGCGCACCGGCGTGAAACTCAGGTCCACGGCCACCAGCTGACCGTCGGGTCCGGTGGCCTGCAGGCCCAGCTGCGTGAACTCTCCGGCGCCGGCCCGCAGCGCCGCGCCGCGCACCTCCTGCGCCTCGCGGCCCCCCTCCGGCCACCACGGCGCCTCCCAGACCGGACGGCCCAGCAACTCGTCGGCGGGGCGCTGGACGGCCTGCAGGGTGCGTTCGTTCAGTTCCAGCAGCGTGCCGTCCGGCGAGAGAACCGCCTGGAACTGAGAGGTCCGCTGCCAGAGTTCGAGCCGTTCGTCGCGTTCCCGCTCGGCCGCGTGCAGCGCCGCGCGTGCCGACAGCAGCGGCAGGGACTCGTGACCGCTGCTGTCGGCCTGCAGCGGCCGCTGCAGCTCGTTCAGGAGTTCGGACTCCTTCTCTGGACGGGGGGGCATACCCGGAGTATACCCGCCACCCGGAACGCCTGAAGGAAACCTTCATGAATCCGGGCCGGCTGCGTGTCCGCCGACCAGACCCCTCCCGACCCACCGGGCCCAGAGCGTATCCTGAAACCCGGCCACCCCGTTTCATTCCCGCGTCCTGACGGCCCGCCCGCCTGCCGCACGCGTCCGGTCCCGGCCCCGACGGTCCCCCGGCCCGCGCCGCCCTTTCCCGCCGACCCGCAGGACGCCCCCACTGTGTTGATCACCCTGCTGAGCAACCTTGGCCTCACGGCGCTGTTCGCTTTCGCGCTCGGTCAGACCTACCGGGTCTGGCCGCCCACCCACGCCCCGACCGACCGGCTGCTGCGCGCGGCCCTCGCACTGGGCGCCGCCGTGGTGCTCGCCTGGCACGGGCACGCCAGCGGACAGGAGTACGGTCTGTCCCTGGTGGCGGTCGCGCTGGTCACGCTGCGCTACGGCCCGCTGTACGCCCTGCCCTGCCTGCTCGTCGCGCTGATCCCGGGCCTGCACCCCGCGCAGGTGCTGCTGCAGAGTGCCGGCGTGATCCTGATGTCCAGCGTGCTGCGCCCCGCGGTCCGCATCGACCTGTCACCCGGCCCGCGCCTGCTGTGGACCCTGCCGCTGATCTTCCTGACCGGCCACCTGAGCGGCGCCCTCGGCGGCCCCGCCCTCCC from the Deinococcus depolymerans genome contains:
- a CDS encoding putative bifunctional diguanylate cyclase/phosphodiesterase — protein: MPPRPEKESELLNELQRPLQADSSGHESLPLLSARAALHAAERERDERLELWQRTSQFQAVLSPDGTLLELNERTLQAVQRPADELLGRPVWEAPWWPEGGREAQEVRGAALRAGAGEFTQLGLQATGPDGQLVAVDLSFTPVRAPAPDTAGTPVWRVIVEGREVTGYVAAAREAQLARVALESLLENVQDGIVACDSAGNLTVFNRVSREMHGLGSAPVPPSEWSRYYDLYEVDGVTPLSQERIPLFRALQGEQVRDVEMVIAPRGLPRRIVRASGGPMLGPDGERLGAVVAMHDVTAQKHAEDRLRHDVLHDRLTGLPNRALLGSLLEKTMQRFERDPAHPYAVLFLDLDDFKNVNDAYGHLTGDRLLLETAARLKDAVRRTDTVARMGGDEFAVLLDAPCDEVNARRVAERLQRAMLRPFRLQREEVRITTSIGLATASRAYRRLEEPLRDADTAMYAAKRSGKNRTVLFEPHMHEQALARVDTERQLRVALREKQFALHYQPVMHLASGRCVGFEALLRWQHPQRGLLTPGAFLDVAERSGLIVPLGAWVLREAQRQLQEWQAAPELSGLFVSVNLSAQQLGVEAGTPGDLLTMTFPPGLHLEITEHSLADTPEALRAMRALHRRGVPLMLDDFGTGFASLSAAQRFPVGTLKIDRSFVSFLPGDARQTAIVASVVTLARHLELNVVAEGVETPEQARSAQALGCGFAQGFLFSRPVPAAAAAAFARAHPLGEDRPFGGRGT